A single genomic interval of Pyrus communis chromosome 5, drPyrComm1.1, whole genome shotgun sequence harbors:
- the LOC137734037 gene encoding mitochondrial inner membrane protein OXA1-like isoform X2 — protein MACRRSVSTTVTFVTRRFNPSFSHILHDNNEDTKPTSPNSSSTPSVIKSILPSPYNSITRFCFGSQCRERTGSSLAWKMGLGSFSCRYMSTVIGDGSDKINDTGYFAEVIADKTLEVVTSQAPAVSEVAVAAADSFPPVAALQYLIDGVHSFTGLNWWASIALTTILIRGATVPLLIDQLRATTQLNLMRPRLEELRQQMQNMATDPNVMQEGQRRMKALFNEYGVTPFSQLKGLFIQGPIFVCFFLAIRNMAEKVPSFESGGALWFTNLATPDSLLILPVLTSLTFLITVECNMQEGLEGNPIAQTMKNYSRILAAISIPVMMSFPKALFCYWLTSNMFSLAYGLVCQH, from the exons ATGGCTTGCAGACGAAGTGTCTCCACGACAGTGACCTTTGTCACTCGACGTTTCAACCCGTCATTTAGTCACATTCTTCATGATAACAATGAGGATACTAAACCAACTTCACCAAATTCAAGTTCAACTCCATCTGTGATCAAGAGCATTTTGCCAAGTCCATACAACTCAATCACTCGATTTTGTTTTGGTTCTCAATGTAGAGAGAGGACAGGCTCATCACTGGCTTGGAAAATGGGACTTGGCTCCTTTTCTTGTCGGTATATGTCTACTGTAATTGGTGATGGGTCTGATAAGATTAATGACACTGGCTATTTTGCTGAGGTTATTGCGGATAAAACATTGGAAGTGGTAACCTCCCAAGCCCCTGCTGTGAGTGAAGTGGCTGTTGCAGCAGCGGATTCTTTCCCCCCAGTTGCTGCCCTGCAGTACTTGATCGATGGTGTCCATTCTTTTACCGGATTGAATTG GTGGGCATCAATAGCTTTAACAACTATTCTGATTCGAGGGGCTACAGTTCCACTTCTTATAGATCAACTCAGGGCCACTACACAACTTAAT TTAATGAGGCCGCGCTTAGAGGAGTTAAGACAACAGATGCAAAATATG GCAACAGATCCAAATGTTATGCAAGAGGGTCAGAGACGAATGAAGGCATTGTTCAACGA ATATGGAGTCACTCCGTTTTCTCAATTGAAAGGACTGTTCATTCAAGGTCCCATCTTCGTCTGTTTTTTCTTAGCT ATTAGAAACATGGCCGAGAAGGTTCCTTCTTTTGAAAGTGGTGGGGCTCTTTGGTTTACTAATCTCGCTACCCCCGATAGTCTTCTCATCCTTCCAGTTCTAACATCATTGACATTTCTGATTACAGTAGAG tGCAATATGCAGGAGGGTCTGGAAGGGAATCCTATTGCCCAAACTATGAAAAACTATTCTAGAATCCTTGCTGCCATTTCAATTCCTGTGATGATGAGTTTCCCTAAG GCGCTGTTCTGTTATTGGCTGACCTCCAACATGTTCTCCCTTGCATATGGATTAG TTTGTCAGCACTAA
- the LOC137734348 gene encoding non-specific lipid-transfer protein A-like codes for MSRLIGFLAVLLLLSITAHSAPSCPAVKQEVAPCVTFVKGGADAKPSEECCKGVKNLSVNAANKADKEAVCLCLKQALSTVGTYNPSQVSALPKKCGISLDLPAIDKDTDCTK; via the coding sequence ATGTCTCGCCTAATCGGATTCTTAGCCGTTCTCCTGCTCCTTTCGATCACTGCACACTCGGCGCCTTCATGCCCTGCAGTGAAACAGGAGGTGGCTCCGTGCGTCACTTTCGTGAAAGGTGGAGCCGACGCCAAGCCATCGGAGGAGTGTTGCAAAGGTGTCAAGAACCTGAGCGTGAATGCCGCTAACAAGGCAGACAAGGAAGCTGTTTGCTTGTGCCTCAAGCAAGCGTTGTCTACCGTTGGAACCTATAATCCCTCTCAAGTCTCTGCGCTTCCCAAGAAGTGTGGGATTTCCCTCGACCTCCCTGCAATCGACAAAGACACCGACTGCACAAAGTAA
- the LOC137734038 gene encoding cyclic nucleotide-gated ion channel 1-like, with amino-acid sequence MNRKEHKFVRFEDWHLERPLSSEKEASSDDGRNPRRAIPSVNAVLRSIRSGLERGSDRFRSLKKPSSSTSVGNGLTNESGSRRKILHPQGPFLQNWNRIFVLSCVIAVSLDPLFFYSAVVDGKKKCLNLHKTLQITVCVLRSCTDMFHVFHIILQFRTGFIAPSSRVFGRGELIDDPVAIAKRYLSSYFIVDILAILPLPQVVVFVIIPTISGPVPLVAKDLLKFIIVAQYVPRFWRIYPLCQEVTRTSGFMTETAWAGAAVNLLLFMLAGHIVGAFWYLLSVEREYTCWCDQCNGNVDCKKFLYCVPKGGTDVSFIAKMNASCAFSEPGNIKNSSVFNFGIYNEALASGVTETKDFPKKFLFCFWWGLRNLSLLGQNLQTSTYVWEILFAVAISISGLVLFSLLIGNMQKYLQSTTVRVEEMRVKRRDAEQWMSHRMLPEKLRERIRQYDQYKWQETRGVEEDNLVRNLPKDIRKDIKRHLCLALLKRVPMFEKMDEQLMDAMCDRLKPVLYTDKSFITREGDPVDEMLFIMRGNLATMTTNGGRTGFFNTADLKAGDFCGEELLTWALDPNFSTNLPTSTRTVEAKTEVEAFALMADDLKFVASQFRRLHSKQLRRTFRFYSLLWRTWSARFIQAAWRRHWKRKLEKSVREEEDRLQDALTRDAGTLPSLLAAVYASKFAANALRGLRQKVKRDTRPSTTLLALLPQKPAEPDFTAEHH; translated from the exons ATGAACCGCAAGGAGCATAAATTTGTAAG GTTTGAAGATTGGCATTTGGAGAGACCTCTAAGTTCTGAAAAGGAAGCTTCTTCTGATGATGGACGAAATCCAAGAAGAGCGATACCATCTGTGAATGCAGTTTTGAGGAGTATTCGGAGCGGACTGGAGAGAGGTTCTGACAGGTTTAGAAGCTTGAAAAAACCATCAAGTTCCACTTCTGTAGGTAACGGGCTAACAAATGAGTCAGGCTCCAGGAGGAAAATTCTTCACCCTCAGGGGCCATTCCTTCAGAATTGGAATAGGATATTTGTGCTCTCTTGTGTCATAGCTGTGTCCTTGGACCCGCTGTTTTTTTATTCCGCGGTGGTTGATGGCAAAAAGAAATGCCTCAATTTACACAAGACATTGCAGATCACTGTTTGTGTTCTTCGATCATGTACCGACATGTTTCATGTATTTCACATCATCCTTCAGTTCCGCACGGGGTTTATTGCCCCGTCTTCTCGCGTATTTGGGAGGGGTGAGCTAATTGATGATCCCGTGGCCATTGCGAAAAGATACTTGTCCTCATACTTCATCGTTGACATTCTAGCCATTCTTCCCCTGCCACAG GTTGTAGTTTTTGTTATAATCCCTACAATCTCGGGTCCGGTTCCACTGGTTGCAAAGGATTTGTTGAAGTTTATAATCGTTGCGCAATATGTGCCAAGATTTTGGAGGATCTATCCACTCTGCCAAGAAGTAACAAGAACTTCTGGTTTCATGACCGAAACAGCATGGGCCGGGGCTGCTGTCAATCTTCTGCTCTTCATGCTAGCCGGTCAC ATAGTTGGAGCCTTTTGGTACTTGCTCTCCGTGGAACGCGAGTACACGTGCTGGTGCGATCAGTGCAATGGGAACGTTGATTGTAAGAAATTCCTGTACTGTGTTCCTAAGGGTGGCACTGATGTAAGCTTTATTGCAAAGATGAACGCTTCTTGCGCCTTCAGTGAACCGGGCAACATTAAAAATTCATCAGTGTTCAACTTTGGAATATATAATGAAGCTCTTGCGTCTGGTGTGACGGAGACCAAAGATTTTCCAAAGAAATTCTTGTTCTGCTTCTGGTGGGGTCTGCGCAACCTTAG TTTACTTGGCCAAAACCTCCAAACAAGCACATATGTTTGGGAGATACTATTTGCAGTCGCCATATCGATCTCCGGATTAGTTCTGTTTTCGTTGCTCATTGGAAATATGCAG AAGTATCTGCAGTCCACAACTGTGAGGGttgaagaaatgagagtgaaAAGGCGTGATGCAGAACAGTGGATGTCACACCGAATGCTCCCAGAGAAATTGAGGGAAAGGATCCGACAGTATGATCAGTACAAATGGCAAGAAACAAGAGGTGTTGAGGAAGATAATCTCGTTCGTAACCTTCCTAAAGACATACGAAAGGACATAAAGCGCCATCTTTGCTTGGCTCTTCTCAAGAGA GTGCCAATGTTCGAAAAAATGGATGAACAACTGATGGATGCCATGTGCGATCGCCTCAAGCCAGTTCTGTATACGGACAAGAGCTTCATAACCCGAGAAGGTGATCCGGTAGATGAGATGCTGTTTATTATGCGCGGAAATTTAGCAACTATGACTACGAATGGTGGAAGAACCGGCTTCTTTAACACAGCTGATCTTAAGGCTGGTGACTTCTGTGGAGAAGAGCTTCTTACATGGGCCTTGGATCCAAACTTTTCCACCAATCTCCCCACCTCCACTAGGACAGTGGAAGCTAAAACCGAGGTTGAAGCGTTTGCACTCATGGCTGATGATTTGAAGTTTGTCGCCTCCCAGTTTCGGCGCCTGCACAGTAAGCAGCTCCGACGCACTTTCAG GTTCTACTCCCTGCTGTGGAGAACATGGTCAGCCCGTTTCATACAAGCAGCTTGGCGCCGGCACTGGAAGAGAAAGCTTGAAAAATCCGTACGCGAAGAAGAAGACAGGCTGCAAGATGCTTTGACGAGAGATGCAGGAACCTTACCAAGCCTCCTTGCCGCTGTGTATGCATCAAAGTTTGCAGCCAACGCGCTGCGAGGGTTGCGACAAAAGGTTAAGCGCGACACAAGACCTTCAACGACATTGCTGGCATTGCTGCCTCAGAAGCCCGCTGAGCCCGATTTTACTGCAGAACATCACTAG
- the LOC137734024 gene encoding uncharacterized protein: MAESIVTKCSTYNLFVNLLEGKTLTLKFTTPEIPAASIKQLLYKITKIPLQHQRLVTGTRQLQDDSVISCSSSDVPDFPTVHLLLRLVGGKGGFGSLLRGAATKAGQKKTSNFDACRDMSGRRLRHVNAEKKLEEWRAEEEERMLEKMAEDYLKRIAKKGKVGTGDDKAEKYVAKYREQSERCVSEVLDSVKEAVKGKRKGAAKETVADSKRLKIWMGKRKMGESDSEDDDSDNEDENEKSIVLNNGNNSDSSKETERSLDSVTGRKQDGEISGGGSSESGSEEEKEMVVQGAQPFGGGPGQESLDNEKNEMVEPVIPEEKMVSTANVTCSEPDTVSGVEADQDGKIGCSGPEMGNLKEVGGQSQKVPSSGHGQEIESASVVAEANGSSESNSGVQEETVASGNTLKIEKPLNFDEYSSAAEMEVLGRERLKSELQTRGLKCGGTLREQAARLFMLKTTPIEKIPKKLLAKK, encoded by the exons atgGCGGAATCCATCGTCACCAAATGCAGCACCTACAACTTATTCGTCAACCTTTTGGAgggcaaaaccctaaccctaaaattCACAACCCCGGAGATCCCCGCCGCTTCCATCAAGCAACTCTTATACAAAATCACCAAAATACCCCTCCAGCACCAGCGCCTCGTCACCGGGACTCGCCAACTCCAGGATGATTCCGTCATCTCGTGCTCCTCCTCCGACGTGCCGGACTTCCCAACGGTGCATCTTCTGCTCCGGCTCGTTGGTGGAAAGGGCGGGTTCGGATCGCTGCTGCGTGGAGCGGCGACGAAGGCCGGGCAGAAGAAGACGAGTAATTTCGACGCGTGTCGCGATATGAGTGGTCGGAGGCTGCGGCATGTTAATGCGGAGAAGAAGCTTGAGGAGTGGAGGGCTGAGGAAGAAGAGAGGATGCTCGAAAAGATGGCGGAGGATTATTTGAAGCGTATTGCAAAGAAGGGGAAAGTGGGAACTGGGGACGATAAGGCTGAGAAGTATGTGGCCAAGTATAGGGAGCAATCGGAACGCTGTGTTTCGGAGGTTTTGGATTCGGTTAAGGAGGCTGTTAAGGGAAAGCGTAAGGGGGCGGCCAAGGAAACGGTGGCAGATTCGAAAAGACTGAAAATTTG GATGGGCAAGAGGAAAATGGGCGAAAGTGATTCAGAGGATGACGACAGTGATAATGAAGATGAAAATGAGAAATCCATTGTATTAAATAATGGGAATAACTCAGATTCAAGTAAAGAAACTGAGAGAAGTTTGGATTCTGTGACTGGTAGGAAACAAGATGGTGAGATCTCAGGTGGGGGCTCAAGTGAAAGTGGCTcggaggaagagaaagagatggTTGTGCAGGGAGCACAACCTTTTGGTGGAGGCCCTGGTCAAGAATCTCTTGATAACGAGAAGAATGAGATGGTTGAACCAGTGATTCCTGAAGAGAAGATGGTTAGTACTGCAAATGTTACTTGTTCAGAGCCTGATACGGTTTCGGGAGTTGAAGCAGATCAAGATGGAAAGATAGGTTGCAGTGGACCTGAGATGGGAAATCTGAAGGAAGTAGGTGGTCAATCCCAGAAGGTTCCTAGTTCAGGGCATGGGCAAGAAATTGAAAGTGCATCAGTTGTTGCTGAAGCCAATGGTTCTTCAGAGTCCAATTCAGGAGTTCAGGAGGAAACAGTTGCGAGTGGAAACACTCTAAAGATAGAGAAGCCACTGAATTTTGATGAGTACAGTTCCGCGGCTGAAATGGAG GTTCTTGGCCGGGAAAGGTTAAAGTCCGAACTGCAAACTCGTGGGTTAAAATGCGGGGGTACTCTGCGAGAGCAAGCTGCGAGGCTTTTCATGCTAAAAACTACCCCGATTGAAAAGATTCCAAAGAAGCTCCTTGCAAAGAAATGA
- the LOC137734214 gene encoding beclin-1-like protein: protein MGERGRSFQVDPNVPRYVCQNCRNSLCVIGADSYAEKFFHDFSRSGMQGSSMHGANSVLSSMRMDNSFVLLPQQRAQAQGVPPRPRGGAVNAGQSGNAMDESFVVVNKSESSADGGGAHLPSPDGGPNGPLQPNNSGFHSTITLLKRAFEIASTQTQVEQPLCVECMRVLSDKLDKEVEDVNRDIKAYEACLKRLEGETREVLSETDFLKEKLKIEEEERKLEAAIEEMEKQNAEVNNELKELELKSSRFKELEERYWHEFNNFQFQLISNQEDRDAILAKIEVSQAHLELLKRTNVLNDAFPIWHDGEFGTINNFRLGRLPKIPVEWDEINAAWGQACLLLHTMCQYFRPKFQYRIKILPMGSYPRIMDNNNNTYELFGPVNLFWSTRYDKAMTLFLTCLKDFAEFANSKDQENNIPPEKRFKLPYKIENDKVETYSITQSFNKQENWTKALKYTLCNLKWALYWFVGNTNFQPLSAVVSSSHAEVSGVGSLYSRRSTDSKSEFQNSSHP from the exons ATGGGCGAAAGGGGTCGGAGCTTCCAGGTGGATCCGAACGTCCCCAGATATGTCTGCCAGAACTGCCGCAACTCTCTCTGCGTCATCGGCGCCGATTCCTACGCCGAAAAGTTCTTCCACGATTTCTCTCGCTCCG GTATGCAGGGCTCTTCAATGCATGGGGCGAACAGTGTGTTATCATCAATGCGGATGGacaattcttttgttttgttaccaCAGCAAAGAGCCCAGGCACAAGGAGTCCCTCCACGTCCCCGTGGTGGAGCAGTCAATGCAGGCCAgtctggaaatgcaatggatgAGTCCTTTGTGGTTGTTAATAAGTCTGAGTCCTCAGCGGATGGTGGTGGGGCTCATTTGCCATCACCTGATGGAGGACCCAATGGTCCTTTGCAGCCTAACAATTCTGGCTTTCACTCTACTATAACTCTCCTGAAACGGGCATTTGAAATTGCAAGCACCCAAACGCAG GTTGAGCAACCTTTATGCGTTGAATGCATGAGGGTATTGTCTGATAAACTTGACAAGGAGGTTGAAGATGTGAATAGGGACATTAAAGCATACGAAGCCTGTCTTAAACGCTTGGAGGGTGAGACAAGGGAAGTGCTTAGTGAGACTGATTTTCTCAAGGAAAAACTAAAG attgaggaagaagaaagaaaacttgAAGCGGCAATTGAAGAGATGGAAAAACAGAATGCAGAAGTAAATAATGAACTGAAGGAACTTGAGTTGAAATCTAGCAGATTTAAGGAGTTGGAGGAGCG GTACTGGCACGAGTTCAATAATTTTCAGTTTCAATTGATTTCAAATCAG GAAGACAGAGATGCAATTTTGGCCAAGATAGAAGTTTCGCAAGCACACTTGGAGTTGTTGAAACGAACTAATGTGCTCAATGATGCCTTTCCTATCTGGCATGATGGAGAATTTGGTACCATTAATAATTTTCGACTTGGACGACTTCCTAAAATTCCG GTTGAGTGGGATGAGATAAATGCTGCCTGGGGTCAAGCTTGCCTTCTTCTTCATACTATGTGTCAATATTTCCGGCCAAAGTTTCAGTATCGAATAAAAATACTTCCTATGGGCAGCTACCCTCGGATTATGGACAACAATAACAATACTTATGAGCT GTTTGGTCCGGTGAACTTGTTCTGGAGCACTCGATATGACAAAGCAATGACATTGTTCTTGACATGCCTCAAGGACTTTGCTGAATTTGCGAATTCCAAGGACCAAGAAAACAACATACCACCTGAAAAACGCTTTAAATTGCCCTACAA GATTGAGAATGACAAGGTGGAAACCTATTCGATCACTCAAAGCTTCAATAAGCAGGAGAATTGGACCAAAGCTCTCAAGTACACCCTCTGCAATTTGAAATGGGCTCTGTATTGGTTTGTTGGGAACACAAACTTCCAGCCTCTTTCCGCAGTAGTGTCGTCGTCACATGCTGAAGTCTCAGGTGTAGGCTCTTTGTACTCAAGACGCAGTACCGACTCCAAGTCTGAGTTCCAAAACTCATCGCATCCATGA
- the LOC137734037 gene encoding mitochondrial inner membrane protein OXA1-like isoform X1 encodes MACRRSVSTTVTFVTRRFNPSFSHILHDNNEDTKPTSPNSSSTPSVIKSILPSPYNSITRFCFGSQCRERTGSSLAWKMGLGSFSCRYMSTVIGDGSDKINDTGYFAEVIADKTLEVVTSQAPAVSEVAVAAADSFPPVAALQYLIDGVHSFTGLNWWASIALTTILIRGATVPLLIDQLRATTQLNLMRPRLEELRQQMQNMATDPNVMQEGQRRMKALFNEYGVTPFSQLKGLFIQGPIFVCFFLAIRNMAEKVPSFESGGALWFTNLATPDSLLILPVLTSLTFLITVECNMQEGLEGNPIAQTMKNYSRILAAISIPVMMSFPKALFCYWLTSNMFSLAYGLVIRRPEVKSYLRLPVIPMPPPTASKPHSFMSSAIEQDTTVESEPSLCSEQTKAADTRISRTSILKQRLRILEKKIKLKKKQNKM; translated from the exons ATGGCTTGCAGACGAAGTGTCTCCACGACAGTGACCTTTGTCACTCGACGTTTCAACCCGTCATTTAGTCACATTCTTCATGATAACAATGAGGATACTAAACCAACTTCACCAAATTCAAGTTCAACTCCATCTGTGATCAAGAGCATTTTGCCAAGTCCATACAACTCAATCACTCGATTTTGTTTTGGTTCTCAATGTAGAGAGAGGACAGGCTCATCACTGGCTTGGAAAATGGGACTTGGCTCCTTTTCTTGTCGGTATATGTCTACTGTAATTGGTGATGGGTCTGATAAGATTAATGACACTGGCTATTTTGCTGAGGTTATTGCGGATAAAACATTGGAAGTGGTAACCTCCCAAGCCCCTGCTGTGAGTGAAGTGGCTGTTGCAGCAGCGGATTCTTTCCCCCCAGTTGCTGCCCTGCAGTACTTGATCGATGGTGTCCATTCTTTTACCGGATTGAATTG GTGGGCATCAATAGCTTTAACAACTATTCTGATTCGAGGGGCTACAGTTCCACTTCTTATAGATCAACTCAGGGCCACTACACAACTTAAT TTAATGAGGCCGCGCTTAGAGGAGTTAAGACAACAGATGCAAAATATG GCAACAGATCCAAATGTTATGCAAGAGGGTCAGAGACGAATGAAGGCATTGTTCAACGA ATATGGAGTCACTCCGTTTTCTCAATTGAAAGGACTGTTCATTCAAGGTCCCATCTTCGTCTGTTTTTTCTTAGCT ATTAGAAACATGGCCGAGAAGGTTCCTTCTTTTGAAAGTGGTGGGGCTCTTTGGTTTACTAATCTCGCTACCCCCGATAGTCTTCTCATCCTTCCAGTTCTAACATCATTGACATTTCTGATTACAGTAGAG tGCAATATGCAGGAGGGTCTGGAAGGGAATCCTATTGCCCAAACTATGAAAAACTATTCTAGAATCCTTGCTGCCATTTCAATTCCTGTGATGATGAGTTTCCCTAAG GCGCTGTTCTGTTATTGGCTGACCTCCAACATGTTCTCCCTTGCATATGGATTAG TAATTAGGCGCCCAGAGGTGAAGAGTTACCTTCGCCTTCCAGTAATTCCCATGCCACCTCCTACTGCATCCAAGCCTCATTCCTTTATGTCTTCGGCAATTGAACAAGATACTACCGTTGAATCAGAACCTTCGTTATGCTCAGAGCAAACAAAGGCAGCAGACACAAGAATATCACGGACTTCAATTCTCAAGCAGAGACTTAGAATTCTggaaaagaaaatcaagttaaaaaagaagcaaaataaGATGTGA
- the LOC137734025 gene encoding putative RING-H2 finger protein ATL21A — translation MDISHLLFLLLVLLFTHISALNDCPASDCGSDDSFPIRFPFRLVPKQPKNCGFPGFNLACNSHGQTTLKLPNSGDFFVRRISYATQEIQLFDPEKCLPRKLLTLNLSGSPFVAPTYKNYTFLSCPASFTKSRFTPIDCLSNSTTSVLATPSATLANSMSATCRIVDTLEVPVCGQVLTEDGFSTNLDWDLSLTWYEPSCSSCEVEGRICGFITNTTQELGCTFNSTAGGSSYGLYVFRIICLSITVPATTCAIAIGCFACISGRGNAAQRRSTAVNAEPPPQPPAVVTIGLDQTTIESYQMLVLGESKRLPGHNDSTCAICLSEYLTEETVRCIPECKHCFHADCIDEWLKLNSSCPVCRNNPSPAHVNSTSPAHVNSTSPGHVDSNNV, via the exons ATGGACATCTCACacctcctctttctccttctcgTCCTCCTCTTCACCCACATCTCTGCACTCAATGATTGCCCGGCTTCCGATTGCGGCAGTGACGACAGCTTCCCAATCCGATTCCCTTTCCGGTTAGTACCCAAACAACCCAAAAACTGCGGTTTCCCGGGCTTCAACCTGGCCTGCAACAGCCATGGTCAAACAACTCTAAAACTTCCAAACTCCGGCGACTTTTTCGTCAGACGAATCAGCTATGCCACACAAGAAATCCAACTTTTCGACCCAGAAAAATGCCTCCCTCGAAAGCTTCTAACCCTCAATCTCTCGGGCTCTCCTTTTGTTGCTCCCACGTACAAGAACTACACCTTCCTCAGCTGCCCGGCTTCGTTCACCAAGTCGAGGTTCACTCCCATTGACTGCCTCAGCAACTCCACCACCTCGGTTCTGGCCACCCCTTCCGCCACCCTGGCGAATTCGATGTCCGCCACGTGCCGGATTGTTGACACGTTGGAGGTTCCGGTTTGCGGGCAGGTTCTGACGGAGGACGGATTCTCAACCAACCTTGACTGGGATCTTAGTTTGACTTGGTATGAGCCTTCTTGCAGTAGTTGTGAGGTGGAAGGACGCATTTGTGGATTTATCACCAACACCACCCAAGAACTGGGTTGCACCTTCAATTCAACAGCAG GAGGATCAAGCTATGGTTTATATGTTTTCAGGATCATTTGCTTGTCCATCACGGTACCAGCCACCACATGCGCAATTGCGATTGGCTGTTTTGCTTGTATCAGTGGCAGGGGTAATGCTGCACAGCGAAGGTCCACCGCGGTTAATGCAGAACCGCCACCACAACCCCCCGCCGTTGTAACAATTGGTTTGGATCAGACAACCATTGAATCCTACCAGATGCTAGTTCTTGGGGAGAGTAAGCGCCTTCCGGGACACAACGATAGCACCTGCGCTATATGCTTGTCGGAGTATCTCACCGAAGAGACGGTGAGATGCATACCAGAATGCAAACACTGCTTCCATGCTGATTGTATTGATGAGTGGCTGAAACTGAACAGTTCATGCCCAGTTTGCCGGAACAACCCGTCCCCTGCTCATGTCAACTCAACATCCCCGGCTCACGTCAACTCAACGTCGCCGGGTCACGTTGACTCAAACAATGTCTGA